A single window of Sphingobacteriales bacterium DNA harbors:
- a CDS encoding TraR/DksA family transcriptional regulator produces the protein MVRYSDAELEEFKTLINEKLRKAKEEVDYYIAQIRSSAESETKFSSMDDGSYTTERESINQTIGRQQKLIVHLENALARIENKTYGICRETGLLIPKDRLRAVPHATLSVEGKKRQK, from the coding sequence ATTGTTAGATATAGTGATGCTGAGCTTGAAGAGTTTAAAACATTAATTAATGAAAAACTAAGAAAAGCAAAAGAAGAAGTTGATTACTATATAGCACAAATAAGAAGCTCAGCAGAAAGCGAAACTAAATTTTCAAGTATGGATGATGGTTCGTACACAACAGAAAGAGAATCAATAAACCAAACAATTGGAAGACAACAAAAACTGATTGTGCATCTAGAGAATGCCTTGGCTAGAATTGAAAATAAAACGTATGGTATTTGTAGAGAAACAGGATTGCTAATACCAAAAGATAGACTTAGAGCTGTGCCACATGCTACACTAAGTGTAGAAGGAAAGAAAAGACAAAAATAA
- a CDS encoding phosphopeptide-binding protein, which produces MRKLSIILVISVLFLGLAMCNKKTKKGIVKTQENNTSTLIQMQKNGITLTELVSVENFDNASLELLEVASTTEELDNNKIRLKVNTQNYTLGKQTDLANTKNCANSAQGQHIHCIINNEPYSAQYTNDFVVDAKKDGMHTVLCFISRSYHESIKHSKAFFIDNIITGKSRYAVRYANKDLSKPMLFYSRPKGEYKDAETDAVLLDFYLMNCDLSKDGYKVKAVINGTTFILTKWSGYFMEGLPLGKNTIELTLLDKNNNVVESLYNSVKREITLTKTK; this is translated from the coding sequence ATGAGAAAATTAAGCATCATCCTAGTAATAAGCGTCTTATTTCTTGGACTAGCCATGTGTAATAAAAAAACTAAAAAAGGCATCGTAAAAACTCAAGAAAACAACACATCAACACTCATACAAATGCAAAAAAATGGCATCACATTAACTGAGTTAGTTTCAGTAGAAAACTTTGACAATGCAAGCTTAGAGTTGCTTGAAGTTGCATCAACAACTGAAGAATTAGACAACAACAAAATTAGATTAAAAGTTAATACACAAAATTATACTTTAGGCAAACAAACAGATTTGGCAAACACAAAAAACTGTGCAAACTCTGCACAAGGTCAGCATATACATTGTATTATAAATAACGAGCCATATTCTGCACAATACACCAACGATTTTGTGGTAGATGCAAAAAAAGATGGCATGCATACAGTATTGTGTTTTATTTCTCGTTCATACCATGAAAGTATTAAACATAGCAAAGCATTTTTTATTGATAATATTATTACTGGAAAAAGTAGATATGCTGTTAGATATGCCAACAAAGATTTATCAAAACCTATGTTGTTTTACAGTAGACCAAAAGGCGAATATAAAGATGCAGAAACAGATGCTGTTTTATTAGATTTTTATTTAATGAATTGTGATTTATCTAAAGATGGTTACAAAGTAAAAGCAGTTATCAATGGCACAACATTTATATTAACAAAATGGAGTGGTTATTTTATGGAAGGTTTGCCATTAGGCAAAAACACTATAGAATTAACATTATTAGATAAAAATAACAATGTAGTAGAATCATTATACAATAGTGTAAAAAGAGAAATTACACTAACTAAAACTAAATAA
- a CDS encoding 7-cyano-7-deazaguanine synthase: MEIKLAIKNIDKHFYSWKQNNCCYYISNNHLDIEHCAFDSLEQILDDVTSIEQSFSLIIHHEDFLFACVDAISAFPLFYKINTHEINITNNILRNENDTINTKQVEFFKQHFCTENENTLIDNWKRLQIGEYFYYNKKENTYKIDSYLSIIKNKYSENKSINFYDLLLKKVEKIKQQFYDYTFVVPLSGGYDSRAVLCLLKDAGVQNIFTYTYGNINSEEKKIAEEVAKKLDVPWLFIEYDENLLQLFFTDVWKDYALNNHHFTSLPHEQDFFALHYLRQQQIVPHQSIFFPGFIGDYYAGSMFKDEHAIKYYSKELNQDYIFWYLNNRASKFIVNAVRSFEYFGYQWQLILYDIQLINYFFLQQKDTTFSQYEDLIFNNLFKNHCVDFKKSKPANIKHYLKKITPKKILQTYQKYNSTSIKNDPINANLISKKMTIFDTTLKQHKFRNFNNIHAIYFLKSIHIS, encoded by the coding sequence ATGGAAATTAAGCTTGCAATAAAAAATATTGATAAGCATTTCTATTCTTGGAAACAGAATAATTGTTGTTATTATATCAGTAACAATCATTTGGATATTGAACATTGTGCATTTGATAGTTTAGAACAAATTTTAGATGATGTAACTTCTATCGAGCAAAGCTTTTCTTTAATTATACATCATGAAGATTTTTTGTTTGCTTGTGTAGATGCCATAAGTGCATTCCCATTATTTTATAAAATAAATACGCACGAAATCAATATAACAAACAATATTCTAAGAAATGAAAATGACACAATTAATACAAAACAAGTTGAGTTTTTTAAACAGCATTTTTGTACAGAAAATGAAAACACATTGATTGACAATTGGAAAAGATTACAAATTGGCGAATATTTTTATTACAATAAAAAAGAAAACACGTACAAAATTGATAGCTATTTATCTATTATAAAAAATAAATATTCTGAAAATAAATCCATAAACTTCTATGATTTACTATTAAAAAAAGTAGAAAAAATTAAGCAACAATTTTATGATTATACTTTTGTAGTGCCACTTTCTGGTGGATATGATTCGCGTGCTGTACTTTGTTTGCTAAAAGATGCTGGCGTACAAAACATATTTACTTACACATATGGAAATATCAACTCAGAAGAAAAAAAAATAGCTGAAGAAGTTGCTAAAAAATTAGATGTGCCATGGTTATTTATTGAGTATGATGAAAATTTATTACAATTATTTTTTACTGATGTTTGGAAAGATTATGCATTGAACAATCATCATTTTACATCATTGCCACATGAGCAAGATTTTTTTGCATTACACTATCTAAGACAACAACAAATTGTTCCACATCAGTCAATTTTTTTTCCAGGTTTTATTGGTGATTATTATGCTGGAAGTATGTTTAAAGATGAGCATGCTATAAAATATTATTCAAAAGAATTAAATCAAGATTATATATTTTGGTATCTCAACAATAGAGCATCAAAATTTATTGTAAATGCTGTACGAAGTTTTGAGTATTTTGGCTATCAATGGCAGTTGATATTGTATGATATCCAACTTATCAATTATTTTTTTTTACAACAAAAAGACACAACATTTAGTCAATATGAAGATTTAATTTTTAATAACTTATTTAAAAACCATTGTGTTGATTTTAAGAAATCGAAGCCAGCAAACATTAAGCATTATTTAAAAAAAATTACGCCAAAAAAAATATTACAAACTTATCAGAAATACAATTCAACATCAATTAAAAATGACCCAATAAATGCGAATCTGATATCTAAAAAAATGACTATATTTGATACTACATTGAAGCAACATAAATTTAGAAATTTCAATAATATACACGCAATTTATTTTTTAAAATCAATACATATATCATGA